The sequence taatttaaaaatagtTTATAAAGTTATCTAACCTTTTGTAACTTTGTAACAGTTGGAGCAAAAGAAATACttttcaatgtaaaatatagcaaaaaaatagcaaaaaatgtatgtgttattgattttttgttttattttactatatgcTATTTTTTACAATGGCTAAGAATTTGTAACTTTTTAATGGTTGGAGCAAAAAAATTACTATTTACGGCAAAAAATAGCaaataattagcaaaaaattttcatatatatttttttatattctgatGATTTGGCTCAGATAGCTTAATAAACCTTTACTAATCAATGTTTGAAATACAACAAAACTGGTTTTCATAactatgaaatttcattactttttatttaatcccCCTTAAGTGTTCGCAATTATCCCATATTTCCTTACACTTGTGATTAAATCGGGCTTCTTCAAACAAAATAATGTTCTGGCTTTTTGCCCTTCCCCATAGGTATCCTTAGAGAGAATGACAGTGCATGAAAGAAGTCCCATATAGGAGGTGttaaatttcaaacgaaacaACTGCAATTTTGCGACTTATATCCCCCTGGGGGACGGGAAGAGTTTGGTGGGGGTACGCGCTGaatgaattttatgaatttttttattattattttgtttatgtagacactaaaaaaggaaaaaataaatatattttgttattaaagtatacgcaatttctttttttaacgaggGGTATTCAGCGTTACGAAAATTATGGAAGAGGTACACAGATGTCGAAAGTTTGGGAAACACTggcataggcgtaaaatttccatattcgccgggggtacatttaactatataaacatgcgatTTTTTCTGGATATTAATGGATTGTTTATAATACTTTGTTATGTTCCGTGTTTTGGGCAAATAAATTACGACCAGTTCTATGGTAAACGTAAATCTCTCTCTTTTATTTAGCGATCTCACACTCTCTCTCGTCTCGCAGCTAGCTGCCCACGCGATCTGCTTCTCTACGCGTCTACATATTCATATTCCGTCTGTTTGTTGGTGCGAAGAACACATATTGCGATAACGTACTACGCTCCAGTGTatgaaaagataaaatattaataatctcatgtaagataataaaaatagacttaaaatgatttattgacAATTTTCGAGACTGTAATTTGTACGGTCAAggaaattgaattataaaagtcaaatttaaaaaaaaaaaaaaatattaacaggTATGAAAAATAAACTAATTTCAGTCATTGTCATGGctagaattttttttctaacgtGGCGCAGAATCTTTagcaaattaaaatttcttgaattttgaaactttgaaattctaaaatttttaggGGTAAAGGGATAGTCCACTATTTAATTAGAGGAAAGCGGGGACAAAAGTAACATTGTAGATAGCTCAAAATTTATTATAgctattattacaaattttggaTATACAATGCGAAATTACAATTAAAGTACACACAAATATGTACTAACAATAATAGAGTAACTTTTTCTTTGCggtttaaaattgtaatatgaATATTCCTTAGGTAAGTAAGTGCTTatcatttctttcaatttttgattTGACTCTTCTGAATGTAATACTGGTCGTTACTTGACAGTTTTAAGCGTTTCATTAGTGAAAATTTCCAAAAGCATAGTCGTGGACGATTGTGACGTCGGTAATCGGGGTTGGTTGTAACGTTTCTAGTAACCAAGAAGatgaagaatattatttttttttgtttatatgaAATTCTACAATATCAGCAAACAATATGAAAAACAGGTGCAATGTATTGAATATAAAGATTGGGCACGTGAAGCCAAAACGTTTCTCACATTTTCTGCAATTGTGATATCGATTACTTTACTACAAATTTTAGCTTTCtttatttactattttaattgagatcaataaatattttagtttTGCAAAGATAGATTACGATTCCATGCAGTGTTACAACCGATCACCTACCAAGGATAGTTGCAACCCTTTCCCTGGTCTtcactttttattaataatttggatATTACTTGTTATAAAGCGAAACTGCTGTAACTCTGTAATGTCAAATAACTATGCAAGATTTTGctataaacatttttgttgtAAGTGTGACAGTTTTTGCGTAATCGTAGTTCAATGTCAAATTGTTACTTTTATCTTCGCTTCCCCTATATCTTCCTTCTATCTCTGCTGATATGAAGTTAAATGAGGACATTCAGATAACTGtttataaacatttaaaaaataattgtatgcGATACGTAGAAACCAGTAAATCATTTACAATGATAACGAGGTCAAAGAATTATCTTATTAATTTTTGCATATTACATAGTTCGTTTTGCatattaaatgattaattacaAAACATTATAAGGCTGCTTTATACGTTATTCTTACAATTACGACCACTTTTTACacagtataaatatttaatttttgaaggaacAAAAACAGTCGCAGAAAAATTGCAATCAATCAATTGCAGTCGATCAATGGTTTTTATACAGATTCTATGAATCTTTTACTAAAGTTATGtttcatataaaaaatgaataaaaagcaAGTCATTTTTCTTGCATGTCATATATGCTAATATGATATATGTTTCAGTCAATTAGAAAAGTGTTTCAATAAGTGTATTAGTGGATTTTGTGtttgctttttactcgaataacGAGTTGTACTTATAATAATTAGTGCAACTCGTTATTCGTGTAAAAAATAACTAACACACTTATTAATACacttttgcattatttttttactatattttttaatctgagctaattgtacaattatttaattatagttGCACTTATAATTAGGTTGAAAAATTGAGACTATTGTTTTCTAAtactttaaaataaagaaaataaaatttatgttaaaaatatacttatatttttaaatgtacatagatagaattgaaatttcaagctTCTAATGAAACCAGACGTCTATTTCCTCTATAATGCGTTGTTAGTACAACGATGTTATATCATTCATCTATGAAATTAGAGTTACGTATACTTCCACAATTGCCAGTGGTAAACACTagaagatatgataatactgATTGAAAGTCAATATGTGATCGATACGtatgaaaaatagaataaagttATCACATTTGAATAATGCAATGCTAATTTAATAGGTTCTAGATACTAAATGGATACTAAATACTGATCCTTAATAataattctctttttttatagaaaacagAAGATAAAAACGCTCATTATTTATAAGGCCTTAAAAatagtttaattattctatttaaaaatacaaattagaagagtaaaaaaataattcaaattattaaagtTATGTCGCAAAACCAAGCAAAGCAAGTGGTTCCCTGTTACGTCcagattattttcaataatccgaccgtggttaacatttattttcattttctttttgatagtgttgaatagtttaatcgtataatatactgaatttgtgtacctcgtcggtgcgcagcacttggagataatcccaggcgaggcacacaaaggaggctataattagtccttttcaaataataagaagttaaccttccttgggacgattgccttgtcgaaaccgcgtagcaataaacacatagaaattcgaaatcgctaaggttaaggagaggtactatcaacatctttcgccacgcggttaagcagtgcgacgcacttggaagtttcccagcttaaccgcgcggaataagggaaatacgatttttgttttacttcgcAACGAAGTACCTATCCTAcctccaaagcatgcgtcagccggtccttccacgaggagtgcatgtAATTTGGAACAGAACAATTGGaatttaacggaatgaaactgtttgaatgatattggaatgcgagggtttgcgtgacaaccactgtagtttgaaatcgttcacgaatgttcgagacaaaggtcgaccgagtctataaacatcgccgttaaacgttaaacgtagaacgtttgaatatacgtaaatcgtcgagatacgaatcagaatgttaataactaatgagcgcggaatgaatgttaattaaatgcgacacgcatgtatccgcaatttgtcgacaattataaaacaccggctgcatctcgcgtaaaccgctaaacaacgagattaacagaacaattaacgtatgaataataattaacgatattcaactaatggtcattcaaactagtaaaccaaatatttttaataaaatgaagacctctttcgataccggaaatatcatgataaaagcctctttaattagcaaattcaaataaattaagtcgtagcagatttcgaatattccagaactttagaattgcgacgcatgaaatccgttgtagcgttagaggggtagaaagaaatggacaaccttagacgaaggtagaaggaaaagccaggaagggatgagggaattaggaagagcggccaactagtcaaatacgcgcgggatttcccctccgtcacgtaccccgatttgccaaatgatgtccccactttgggccctcgatcgcgggtcgaaccctgaggcacgatcgcttgactgaggcaaatcactcttcgtcgaaaaatcgtgaggtacgtgacggggagcccgtgttcgcgtcgagcaatagtttcgtgtgaaaatcgtagaaattagctgaccggtaaaTTCCTTGGAAAAGGCAGAatgccgggagattgcggttcgcgttttccgcgttaaagactcttgcgaatacgttaaatttcacacttttcaatcactatccttttctctttcgttttaaaccgtccgctgaattaattacttttctttttggtttttttttttcctttcgcgtcgcgtcgcgtcgtctttataatacttttgtgctcgtttcgtaattaatcgttccgtaataccgtaataaaggccgatcgcgaacgcgtagtgcagtggcagtttcctcatcttctctttgatttccagatttctcaacgataccAGCGAAAGAAAGCGTTTATCAAAccattattagatattatttcatcttgattcctggtaagttgtccatttcattttatctaatacgacgaatctggacgtagcgaggcaaaacgggcgatctacgaaaccgcgtattctggaaagtttccctctagatcgttccgttcacaatagagacataaggtatcgaatatttaaaatatttggaaaattccgatttcacacaaaagaaggcggccccacgaaaccgtgattctggtagtttaccctctgggaccgttctttctttttgttcgcgtttaattccttatccgacatcgtcgctcgaatcctcgaatcgtcgaatcgtttaatcaaacattaattattccataatcaatagtctcactttcatataatctaaacctttcttaacaatgcatttattttcccttgtatttcaaacagctcgcattctctgttaaccaaccatttattgtcacgtttactttttgagattatatttttgttacgcctaaactgttttaattcatttacgtttcaaaccaCTTCTTtcccttcattttcacgcctaccatcttcgtacaaattcacacgaggggcccgtatgggactagagcattgacgaacccgattaaattcttaattaactattaattaatctatcaactcttttaattgttctaatcgcgaaggatctaacatcgtctcgagcgattaggactggtggcagcgctaataccgttctcaaccgcgtatcagccaacataataaaacatagtaaaactctcgtttttcgttttccgtttttcgttttttttattttgtacgtcgcgcgccgtctctctctcgctcgcgacgtaacatccCTAAGATGGATCCTTGGCTCAACTTGTAAAAATTGCAAGTTTTCTTAAAAACAAATATAGAAAACATATCAAGTTAACATTCTAACATGCAAAATTGTATGATTCAGAAGAATGTTTccataatataatatgtatttcCTACATTcagtttataattataattagaaaaatttagtaCTAATTTGACAGTTAAAAAGTAATAACAAAATCACAGttatgaaaaaataatgaaaagataaactacaaataagaaataatagagacattaaaagaaaataaataaaaaaattagcaaatcaattttcattgtgaagtttaacatttttcattaacaattttgaaagataaattcaaatttatgcAGTTTGTGTAgttaatttatattatcattAAGGATTATGAactttatacatatttatgtagTTATAAATTCTTTAAAACTTTATTACCCATTATGTTCAAAGAATACAATAAATTCATCTATTACAAAGAATCCAAATATAACAGGGAATTCCAATATTTATGTTAAACAGTGTAAATTATTTTCCAGGAGGTCGTTACCATTTAACAAGTAGCCATTGATCATCAACGAAAATGCTGGGCTACTTCGAAATTTTGTGCGGTATCGCCGCATTACTTTATGCCTTATATTACTATTCCActgtcaattttaattattggaaGGACCGGGGAGTAGTTGGACCAAAGCCTTTGCCATTTTTTGGTAATACCAAGGACCTTATGTTCACAACCGTTTCAATGCCAGAATTCAGCAAAGATATTTATCTGAAATATAAAGACGAACGAATGGTTGGATTATTCGTGCAAAGATCTCCTGTTATCTTTCTGAAGGATCCAGAATTAATTAAAGACGTTCTTATCAAAGATTTCTCGAAATTTTCGGATCGCGGATTCAAGGTCTATGAAAAGGTATGAAAAATCGTATTATTAAGTCACAGAATAAAATAAtctgaaaacaaaaattttataatacacttTGTATATTTTCTGCAACATAGCAATTTAAATTGAAcagttttgtttattttttaaccgacttcgaaaaggaggaggttactcaattcgatcagtatgtttttttttttggttttttttgtgtgttcaccgattactccgagatggatggaccaatcggaacgaaaccttttgcatcttgtagggtatgtcttctgattggtcccattaaaaaaaaatttttcattttttcattgttattgtaaaatacataaagtttttaatctcaaggttggacgatttcaatgattttttaatatgttgtcgggggtatgattctgaacaacttttccgagatattcgtgaaaaactattgttactactacatgacttctacgtatgcctacatgtctctaccggtgtatgagtcagcatgcagtcgccgattctctactgtttctatatatgtacatatgtatactctgcaaggcatgtgCAGATCGCGATGAAACCCCACTTGCagaaatgtatggaacttgttagcgttgaaaactatcgttattgcaattaaccaataagaaaggtaaaccaccttacggcatcctacaaatactgctcgttccactaaaaagtgtgaaataaaataatttttaacaaaaaacacaaccgacttcgaaatgcactaaaaagtatgaaataatttctacttcatttatacaaatacccaacagctattaataaaacctatttactcgttaaatcgtatactaaatacatttcaaccttttcggaggcggcgcaaaattaaaaactttcttctactaggaagatcctagttcaggcgtcagcaacctatcaaatcgttattggcatcatcgtatattcgggtattattaattttgcgccgcctccgaaaaggttgaaatgtatttagtatacgatttaacgagtaaataggttttattaatagctgctgggtatttgtataaatgaagtagaaattatttcatactttttagtgcatttcgaagtcggtgtcacgtagacagaccgtttttatcaaacgtgtctcctttcaaataagcttaaacatctggaaaggaaaactctcgggcaaaccgaccatttactctcgtaataaacagaaggcccaccgatagcagaaccaaacacttgggaaagcaatgggtccgccgtaatcaaatagcagatgcaaccactctaaactgtcgcagaggcaggtggacccagcctgatcactcgaatagtaaccagaccacccttcttaattagtatataaacccgttcgtatcaacgatcgggggcagtaccagagctcatctcgtgtcgagcacgtcgtgtacggtagtgagttggttactattagtgagatcgggttgaagtccccttcgagcaacattcaccttatagaatccgcgagtcgtgtttctatttggcattacaatcaaccacacacaacacccccgcattgccagtgcgtgaacaccgagcatagtggaaataggtaatatatcacattatacacctatattcgcgacaacaacatctgtaatagaccaagattgtagaatatatacattgctgtgtcaaacccacattagcattctcctttaaacccagtgaaaccttgtgacagttcctaccacaatacaatcttaccgctcgggttgtattgataataaaataagttacgcggccgccaatcagaaagcctctgatagccacgcgcgctgccaagccgtcggccacgtaacatcggttgtgttttttgttaaaaattattttattattctaaaataaacGTTTAGGTTTCTGTCCTCACATGCTACATAATCGTAGAATTTCTGTTAATTACAGGGATCAACTTCCCAGGTCTACTGTAATTatatgattaaattaaatttattcctAACTCTTATTTTATAAACGTATTTTTAGcaactttaaataaaaaagtttagaTAAAAAAGTTGCGAAAAAGAATTTTGACTGGTTTTTACACAATTCTGATCTATTCACTTTCTTCGTTACGCGACCTTAATTAGCATGTGTAACTGCTTTAACGCGTTCGCTACCACCCAGCAAATGTTAGGAACATGCTGTGTGCCACTATATCCTAATTTCTACGAGAAACGTCGAAGCATAGTCGACGGGTGTCACACGGGTCGTCACACTCTATGTCGACAATGCTTCGACGgtggcagcgaacgtgttaaccaGTAGCTCGCTAGAACCGAAAATGCCTGTGAAATGGGgcgtgttccttcctttttttgaCCAATCAGATTCGCGGCCTTCTTATGGGTCTTCTTGTCATCAGCGGACAGTACAGTTTCTGACCCGACCGGTCCCGACTCAACCCAACTCATTTAGTTGTCTGAACACTCTTAGTTAGTGCTGTGCATGTCATGTTATAACGTCACCCGGTTGCACGTTTTTAAGTTTGATATTATATGATGGCATCTGTTTGCAAAGTTTGACATTTTATGGTGGCAtctgtattaaaaatgttaaattaatatcaaGCTATGCGAGAATAAGAAGATTgcctgaaaatatttttaaaaagtaagaaataactaattttgttgaattttaacaataataatgatgTTACTGTCCCATATAAAATGGATGATTTCCAATTGAAATGTGCCATATAGAAAGGATTAAAAAGTTTACTATAAtgtatcaaagtatatttaatgtaattttttttttacagaccGAGCCATTATCACAACATCTCTTCAACCTGGAAACAAAAAGATGGAGACCGATGCGTTCGAAACTTTCTCCAATGTTTACATCCGGAAAATTGCGAGACATGTTCGGTCTTATCCTCGAATGTTCAGAGCACTTTAAACAGTATTTAGATAAAGTAGTTGCGAAAGGAGAGCCTATAGATATTCCAGATCTAACTGGAAAATTCACAACCGATGTGATCGGTTCTTGTGCTTTTGGGATTGATACGAATTCATTGGCAGATGAGGAGAGTGAATTTCGTAAAGTAGGCAAACAAATCTTCACTCCAACTTTAGGAAATGTACTTACATTGAAGACCAGCATATACCTGCCAAAATTGTACGAACTATTGGGTTACATTGTACCAGATAAAAAGTTTGCTCCTTTCTTCACCAAAGTGGTTATTGACACCATGATGTATAGAAAAGAACATAATATACATAGACCTGATTTTATCAATATGCTTATGGAGCTGAAGGATCATCCTCAAAAAATCGATGATATCAGTAAGTTTAATACTTATATTACTAGAATTAGAAGTACTTTTCATATTAATATATTACCGTATTACTTTGAATTTAAGCCGCAGTAGGAttttaaaattggaaaattggaaagaaatttaattattcttaaatataaatataataagttaCCTAATTTATTGAGAAT comes from Osmia lignaria lignaria isolate PbOS001 chromosome 8, iyOsmLign1, whole genome shotgun sequence and encodes:
- the LOC117610864 gene encoding cytochrome P450 6a2-like codes for the protein MLGYFEILCGIAALLYALYYYSTVNFNYWKDRGVVGPKPLPFFGNTKDLMFTTVSMPEFSKDIYLKYKDERMVGLFVQRSPVIFLKDPELIKDVLIKDFSKFSDRGFKVYEKTEPLSQHLFNLETKRWRPMRSKLSPMFTSGKLRDMFGLILECSEHFKQYLDKVVAKGEPIDIPDLTGKFTTDVIGSCAFGIDTNSLADEESEFRKVGKQIFTPTLGNVLTLKTSIYLPKLYELLGYIVPDKKFAPFFTKVVIDTMMYRKEHNIHRPDFINMLMELKDHPQKIDDIKLTDYFITAQAFVFFAAGFETSSTTMSNALYELAQNHDIQDRLRKEIEKHFEKSDGNFKYEQIKEMEYLDKVFKETLRKYPPGALLPRKATSDYTFDGTKASISKGMLVWIPIFAIHRDPEIYPNPEVFDPERFNEDAVDARHPMSYLPFGDGPRNCIGARFAVYQTKLGLITILRNYKVDICEKTVIPYHFTPGAFILTPQEGIYLKITKLTS